AAGAATGATTAAACATATGTATACTTATAGTCATTTAAAAGAATAAAGTGGTTACCGGTTGAACAAAAACAAAGATGATAGTCATCTACAAACATAAGCAACCATCAACAATAATCTGCAAAAATACAATTCAAAATTGTGAGTATTCATATAAAAAACAAATCATATACGTGAATAAACAACCAAATCACACAAAAATATAAACATAAACATGTATCTACAGATTTACTAAGATAATAAAGAAGATATTGTGAATTAACAGAGGTAAATAGTTCATGAACATCGGAAACAGATAATAAAGAAGAAAAAATTGCTACAAATATGATTTTTTTAGTTCAATATTTTATGAAGAATGAAGAAGGATAATTCAAGATGAAAAGGAAAAATGATTCAAGATGACTGCCCGTACAAAAATGAAAAAGATATAATctcaaatttttaaaattttcttttacATGAAAAGTGGATCTATGATTGATTTGAAATTGATTTGTTATAATGATGAAAAAATTTTAATTGTAGTATTGATGATGTATACAAATGCTGAGATTCATGAATaagaagaagaaaataatgaTTATCAAGGAAAGTAGTattgatttttgaatttgaattattGAAGACATGATTTGTGGATCTGTAATTGATTGGGTATAAAAAcaaatcaattttaataatatgttTGATCTTTTTAATATTGAAAAgtgattttttaataattataaataccaTTTAAGATATGGATACTTGACGGATCTTTGCATATTTGTATAAAAATTAGTTGATTTATGAAAATGGGTCGACCCACTAGTCAAATTTCAAAAATATGAgtcaaaatatttataaaaatgtcatttttagtacaaatttttggattttttcaCTAATTCTCATTAAGATATTATAGATTACTAATATTTTGCATTCACAGTATTAACTAATTAATCGATCATGGTCAAAATCCAAAATTTAATCTTGGAAACAAGTTCAAATATTTTCCAGGAGTCAGGAGTAATGTATGTTATTTTCCAAAGAAGTAGAATTTAAAAAGTGATTTAATCATTTTGGGATTTTCCTACTCCAGtgtaaaattcgtaattttatttttaatttatttattagaaattagatattaatttgtctagataaatattttaaaattagaatattctgaaaacattttgtgcaaggtagttgatttgtgaaaagatttgttatttgtggaaataagtgtaagaataatttagaaaatcgaaatttttttagtttaggtaattgtgtgtatcaaatattttatttatggaatttacttggagaggttgtaaatctttaggaggaaatattattatttcctagttgagatatagggttttgtatcgttataaatacaccatattcgtattccttgtttttatcattaaaattcgtaggactttctcagcaaaaatcagctgtcttgtaaaattcgtagaaaattcatcgtaagtcagaattcagtgattctggacttttcagaaaggtcttttcgttatcttcagctttcgtgtttcgtgtttttcaagaaaatatcgtttagagggtcaaaaagagtaaattcagatctggtcaggctttgaggtaagtaccttttgacttacttttaaatttccgaaaagatatttcagttctgtttttaatttcatataagatataaaaactttgatttcgaaattataagatataagtatttgtgaattttagaacccagtctctacgttttcgaaccgttcgtaatttacgctatagttccggaactagccttagatacccttagtaggcgcacaagtgtgcaactttagatacctattaagggcgcgtaattattgaactttagatgccgaccactggcaaagtgtggtataaagaataagaataagaattagatgccggctactggcaaagtgtggccgtagatcaagactgtgatATTTATTAGAATTATAGTTTTGTTCTGTTTTACTttgttctgatctgttataaaatctgctctgttctgttttaaattctgaattttaaaatataaaacttggGTTGGATCTACTTAACAAattgttttacaaaattattattgtttgagaaaaatcattttattaaaacacccattgtttttctgtttaagagatagtcaatttgtacttgctgagctgtgtagctcaccccttttaacatttcaggttcggaatttggagcatattaagattaaggaatgagaactatgtggagatctgtgctgcttcgttttgtgctatttgaattagaataaagattttgtttttagagaatgaatttaattatctgttagacaattattatcggatttgtggagctgcgtctctgtttttatgattttgattattgagtttgaccgctgctttgacCTTCGTGATATATTTGAATTATCGAATAAGAATCTATTTTATTTAAGTATACGTATTATTGTATCTCTGTGGTGTCTAGATGATAATTCTGAatctttgatttgtgccatggtttgtgaaaatatcgaataagaacttaggaccgcagtcaccggattgtagtgacagtttacagaaaatttaggaccgttatcaccgggttgtagtggtcttggcatgagttattgattttggaattattattgtctatgtgctatgtgtattgtgtgtatcgaataatAATAAGAATAAGAAAGTGTATCAAAAGTGTTTGTTTCTTATATCGTATCATATTAATTATCGTATTTTTTTaatatgtgtatgtgttacttggcctactagttggatcgattattttcttgctgggctgtatagctcattcttacaatttcaggtttcgtccgAGATTCGAGTTGTATAGCATTGAAGTTCGAGGACCTTagttttggagtagattgacttttggaccgtttccgttagctgcgcttttgtagtagacacctttgtaatagaatttcgATTTAATAATTTGTTTTGTATTAGTTTTggtttagaattaatagtccggatgtgcgggctgttacagttggtatcaagagcaggctgtccttcggagtgtattaggtatgggactagtacattccctaggatgcgatcctttagactatcgtataggtcttagaaaattattttggatttagggcatttatttgtgtgattatttgatatgtttgacttttgtgttttttttgatTATTGACTATAAGTTTAGAATTTGTTTTGTGTGTTCTAGTAAAGATGGATGGAGAAAATCAGAACAACAATGAAAATCAGGGCAATAATGATGAAGGAGGAAACGTCTTTGACCAGCTGGCTGAAACTCTAGCTGTACTTGTGAATCAGCAACCGAAGCCCAACATCGTCTCTCAATTCAAGCGTTTGAACCCGCCAACTTTTGATGGAGCTACAGACCCGGCTATCGTTGAGATGTGGATCcaagagatggaaaaagctttcGGACTTCTGGGGAGCAATGAGGAACAGAAGGTGACCTTAGCTGTGTACCAATTGCAAGGAAGCGCTTACGACTGGTGGCTTATGGAAAAGAGGAAGAATGAGACGACAAATCTTGAAGAAAATCATGAACCGTACACTTGGGCAAAGTTCAAGAAGGCTTTAGAGGACAAGTACTTTCCGAGAACAGTTCGTCTGCAGAAAGAGAGGGACTTCATTCGACTTCAACAAGGTGGAAGAACCGTCATTGAATACGAAGCAGAATTTGCAAAGCTTGCGAAGTACGCGTCGACCCTAGTAGCAGATGAGAGCAGTCGAGCACGAAGATTAGAGGAGGGACTTCGAAGTGACATCAGGAATTCAGTGGCGTCGTTTGAACTTCAGACGTACGAGGCTGTCCTCAACAAGGCGTTAGTGATCGAAAGGGGCTTGGCAGAATCTGAAAAGGCGTCTGGCAGTTGGAATAAGAGGCGGTTCACTCAAACTAGTGGGCAATCTTTTCAAGGGGGACCACTCAAGAAGCCACACGTGTACGATAACATCGGGGGTCAAGGTGATCGAGAGACGTGTACCAGGTGCGGCAAGAATCATCCGGACAAAGTCTGTCGTTGGAATACAGGTGCTTGTTTTCATTGCGGAGAAGTAGGACATAAGATTTCGAATTGTCCGCACAATCCGCCACCGCCACCAAGGAAGGAAGCAGATAACAAGATGGGCAAAGGACGTGTGTTTCAGCTGACAGGAAATGACAACTATCGCAATTAAGGTATGATTTCTTTTCTTTAGTgacttatttaatttatttatgttatgtgaatttggggaccaaattcttttaaggagggaagaatgtaaaattcgtaattttatttttaatttatttattagaaattagatattaatttgtctagataaatattttaaaattagaatattctgaaaacattttgtgcaaggtagttgatttgtgaaaagatttgttatttgtggaaataagtgtaagaataatttagaaaatcgaaatttttttagtttaggtaattgtgtgtatcaaatattttatttatggaatttacttggagaggttgtaaatctttaggaggaaatattattatttcctagttgagatatagggttttgtatcgttataaatacaccatattcgtattccttgtttttatcattaaaattcgtaggactttctcagcaaaaatcagctgtcttgtaaaattcgtagaaaattcatcgtaagtcagaattcagtgattctggacttttcagaaaggtcttttcg
This genomic window from Apium graveolens cultivar Ventura unplaced genomic scaffold, ASM990537v1 ctg3661, whole genome shotgun sequence contains:
- the LOC141701269 gene encoding uncharacterized protein LOC141701269 yields the protein MDGENQNNNENQGNNDEGGNVFDQLAETLAVLVNQQPKPNIVSQFKRLNPPTFDGATDPAIVEMWIQEMEKAFGLLGSNEEQKVTLAVYQLQGSAYDWWLMEKRKNETTNLEENHEPYTWAKFKKALEDKYFPRTVRLQKERDFIRLQQGGRTVIEYEAEFAKLAKYASTLVADESSRARRLEEGLRSDIRNSVASFELQTYEAVLNKALVIERGLAESEKASGSWNKRRFTQTSGQSFQGGPLKKPHVYDNIGGQGDRETCTRCGKNHPDKVCRWNTGACFHCGEVGHKISNCPHNPPPPPRKEADNKMGKGRVFQLTGNDNYRN